A portion of the Streptomyces coeruleoprunus genome contains these proteins:
- a CDS encoding sirohydrochlorin chelatase: protein MTTRRPAPTARPAAPTAHAAAPTARPVLLVVAHGSRDPRHAATVHALVRRAAVMRPGLRVETAFLDFNVPSVPAVLDRLATEGVRDVVALPLLLTRAFHAKADIPAVLRQAPPTLNIRQAEVLGPSPLLLSALERRLYEAGPAPGMKPSTGVVLASAGSTDPAAAVLTRGTPPGPPAGSPAGPVPGTPQWRHAVARMKRSTGVVLASAGSTDPEANAAIAETARELRRAGWCAVRPAFASASLPRTEDAVRALRAEGVRRVAVAPYVIAPGRLPDRIAAGAAEADVLAGVLGPAPELARLLLERYDGARAAGRVLAAAV, encoded by the coding sequence ATGACGACCCGCCGCCCCGCCCCGACGGCCCGTCCGGCCGCCCCGACGGCCCACGCCGCCGCCCCGACGGCGCGCCCCGTCCTGCTCGTCGTCGCCCACGGCAGCCGCGACCCGCGGCACGCCGCGACCGTCCACGCCCTGGTGCGGCGGGCGGCGGTGATGCGCCCGGGGCTGCGCGTGGAGACGGCGTTCCTGGACTTCAACGTCCCCTCGGTGCCGGCCGTCCTGGACCGGCTGGCGACCGAGGGCGTCCGGGACGTGGTGGCCCTCCCGCTCCTGCTGACCCGGGCGTTCCACGCGAAGGCGGACATCCCGGCGGTACTGCGCCAGGCCCCGCCGACGCTGAACATCCGTCAGGCCGAGGTCTTGGGCCCGTCCCCGCTGCTGCTGTCGGCGTTGGAACGGCGGCTGTACGAGGCGGGTCCGGCCCCCGGCATGAAGCCCTCCACCGGCGTCGTCCTGGCATCCGCCGGGTCCACCGACCCGGCGGCGGCTGTGCTCACCCGGGGGACACCCCCCGGACCCCCGGCCGGAAGCCCGGCCGGACCCGTGCCCGGAACCCCGCAGTGGCGACACGCCGTCGCGCGCATGAAGCGCTCCACCGGCGTCGTCCTGGCATCCGCCGGGTCCACCGACCCGGAGGCGAACGCGGCGATCGCAGAAACGGCGCGGGAGCTGCGGCGCGCCGGTTGGTGCGCCGTGCGGCCCGCGTTCGCCTCCGCTTCCCTTCCCCGCACCGAGGACGCGGTGCGGGCCCTGCGAGCCGAGGGCGTGCGCAGGGTCGCGGTCGCCCCGTACGTGATCGCGCCCGGGCGGCTCCCGGACCGGATCGCGGCGGGCGCCGCCGAGGCCGATGTGCTGGCCGGTGTGCTCGGCCCGGCGCCCGAGCTGGCCCGGCTGCTGCTGGAGCGCTACGACGGGGCCCGCGCGGCCGGCCGGGTGCTGGCGGCGGCGGTCTAG
- a CDS encoding phosphoadenylyl-sulfate reductase, which produces MTVTETEEDLKALAERAGRELEDASALDILKWATDTFGGRFCVTSSMEDAVVAHLASRAFPGVDVVFLDTGYHFPETIGTRDAVAAVMDVNVITLTPRQTVAEQDAEYGPKLHDRDPDLCCALRKVKPLEEGLTAYDAWATGLRRDESPTRANTPVVGWDARRRKVKVSPIARWTQDDVDAYVTEHGVLTNPLLMDGYASVGCAPCTRRVLEGEDARAGRWAGRAKTECGLHG; this is translated from the coding sequence GTGACCGTGACGGAGACGGAAGAGGATCTGAAGGCGCTCGCCGAGCGCGCCGGCCGTGAGCTGGAGGACGCCTCGGCGCTCGACATCCTGAAGTGGGCCACCGACACCTTCGGCGGCCGGTTCTGCGTCACCTCCTCCATGGAGGACGCGGTCGTCGCGCACCTCGCCTCGCGCGCCTTCCCCGGCGTGGACGTGGTGTTCCTGGACACCGGCTACCACTTCCCCGAGACCATCGGGACCCGCGACGCGGTGGCGGCCGTGATGGACGTCAACGTCATCACGCTGACGCCGCGGCAGACGGTGGCCGAGCAGGACGCCGAGTACGGGCCGAAGCTGCACGACCGGGACCCCGACCTGTGCTGCGCGCTGCGCAAGGTGAAGCCCCTGGAGGAGGGCCTGACCGCGTACGACGCGTGGGCGACCGGGCTGCGCCGCGACGAGTCGCCGACCCGGGCGAACACCCCCGTCGTCGGCTGGGACGCCCGGCGCCGCAAGGTCAAGGTGTCGCCGATCGCCCGCTGGACGCAGGACGACGTCGACGCGTACGTCACCGAGCACGGCGTCCTCACCAACCCGCTGCTGATGGACGGCTACGCCTCCGTCGGCTGCGCCCCCTGCACGCGCCGCGTGCTGGAGGGCGAGGACGCGCGCGCCGGCCGCTGGGCCGGCCGCGCCAAGACGGAGTGCGGGCTGCACGGATGA
- a CDS encoding sulfate adenylyltransferase subunit 1, translating into MSTTTEQLSATTLLRFATAGSVDDGKSTLVGRLLHDSKSVLADQLEAVEHASRSRGQEAPDLALLTDGLRAEREQGITIDVAYRYFATPRRRFILADTPGHVQYTRNMVTGASTAELTVILVDARNGVVEQTRRHAAIAALLRVPHVVLAVNKMDLVGYEEGVFAKIAEEFTAYATELGVPEVTAIPISALAGDNVVEPSANMDWYGGPTVLEHLETVPASHDLTACHARLPVQYVIRPQTAEHPDYRGYAGQIAAGTFRVGEEVTVLPSGRTSRISGIDLLGEPVDIAWTPQSVTVLLEDDIDISRGDLIVPSKDAPPTTQDVEATVCHVADTPLTVGQRVLLKHTTRTVKAIVKEIPSRLTLDDLSQHPEPGRLVANDIGIVKVRTAEPLALDSYADSRRTGSFLLIDPADGTTLAAGMAGDSFATAAKAPAGAGATADDDGWDF; encoded by the coding sequence ATGTCCACGACGACCGAGCAGCTCTCGGCCACCACCCTGCTGCGCTTCGCGACCGCCGGGTCCGTCGACGACGGCAAGTCCACCCTCGTGGGGCGGCTGCTGCACGACTCCAAGTCCGTGCTGGCCGACCAGCTGGAGGCCGTCGAGCACGCCTCCCGCTCGCGCGGCCAGGAGGCGCCGGACCTGGCGCTGCTCACCGACGGTCTGCGGGCGGAGCGCGAGCAGGGCATCACGATCGACGTGGCGTACCGCTACTTCGCCACGCCCCGGCGCCGGTTCATCCTCGCCGACACGCCCGGCCATGTGCAGTACACCCGCAACATGGTCACCGGCGCGTCCACGGCGGAGCTGACCGTAATCCTGGTCGACGCGCGCAACGGCGTCGTCGAGCAGACGCGCCGGCACGCCGCGATCGCCGCGCTGCTGCGCGTCCCGCACGTCGTGCTCGCCGTCAACAAGATGGACCTCGTCGGTTACGAGGAGGGCGTCTTCGCGAAGATCGCCGAGGAGTTCACGGCGTACGCGACCGAGCTGGGCGTGCCGGAGGTCACCGCGATCCCGATCTCGGCGCTGGCCGGTGACAACGTGGTGGAGCCGTCCGCGAACATGGACTGGTACGGCGGCCCGACGGTGCTGGAGCACCTGGAGACCGTCCCGGCGAGCCACGACCTGACGGCCTGCCACGCGCGGCTGCCGGTGCAGTACGTGATCCGGCCGCAGACCGCCGAGCACCCCGACTACCGGGGCTACGCCGGGCAGATCGCCGCCGGTACGTTCCGGGTGGGCGAGGAGGTCACGGTCCTGCCGTCGGGCCGTACGTCCCGGATCTCGGGCATCGACCTGCTGGGCGAGCCCGTCGACATCGCGTGGACGCCGCAGTCGGTGACCGTCCTGCTGGAGGACGACATCGACATCTCGCGCGGCGACCTGATCGTACCGAGCAAGGACGCGCCCCCGACCACACAGGACGTCGAGGCGACGGTCTGCCACGTCGCGGACACACCGCTGACCGTCGGCCAGCGCGTGCTGCTGAAGCACACGACCCGCACGGTGAAGGCGATCGTCAAGGAGATCCCGTCGCGGCTGACGCTGGACGACCTGTCGCAGCACCCGGAGCCGGGCCGGCTCGTCGCCAACGACATCGGCATCGTGAAGGTCCGCACGGCGGAGCCGCTCGCGCTCGACTCGTACGCCGACTCGCGCCGCACCGGTTCGTTCCTGCTGATCGACCCGGCGGACGGGACGACGCTCGCGGCCGGGATGGCCGGCGACTCGTTCGCCACGGCCGCCAAGGCGCCCGCCGGTGCCGGCGCTACGGCCGACGACGACGGGTGGGACTTCTGA
- a CDS encoding STM4011 family radical SAM protein encodes MDLTILYRGPLASCDFDCPYCPFAKRRDTPEQLRADRAALERFTGWAKDQSGDRLSVLFTPWGEGLVRSWYRRALVELSHRPHVERVAIQTNLSCRTDWLADADPDTVALWCTYHPGQTPYDRFVAKTRDLADRGIRFSVGVVGLPEHLEHARRLRAALPPHVYLWINAAEGHTYTDAEAATWTALDPLFPYSRHPHRSAGLPCRTGASVVSVDGEGTVRRCHFVRAELGNLYDGSYRAALAPRPCPLAVCDCHIGYVHLETLPLYDVFAGGVLERVPAPGSLG; translated from the coding sequence ATGGACCTGACGATCCTCTACCGGGGCCCGCTCGCCTCCTGCGACTTCGACTGCCCCTACTGCCCCTTCGCGAAGCGGCGCGACACCCCCGAACAGCTGCGCGCCGACCGGGCCGCGCTCGAACGGTTCACGGGCTGGGCGAAGGACCAGTCGGGCGACCGGCTCTCCGTCCTGTTCACCCCGTGGGGCGAGGGCCTGGTCCGCTCCTGGTACCGGCGCGCCCTGGTCGAGCTGTCCCACCGGCCGCACGTCGAACGGGTCGCCATCCAGACCAACCTCAGCTGCCGCACCGACTGGCTCGCCGACGCCGACCCGGACACCGTCGCCCTCTGGTGCACCTACCACCCGGGCCAGACCCCGTACGACCGGTTCGTGGCCAAGACGCGGGACCTCGCGGACCGGGGCATCCGCTTCAGCGTCGGCGTCGTCGGCCTGCCCGAGCACCTGGAGCACGCCCGCCGCCTGCGCGCCGCGCTGCCCCCGCACGTCTACCTGTGGATCAACGCGGCCGAGGGCCACACCTACACCGACGCCGAGGCGGCCACCTGGACCGCGCTGGACCCGCTCTTCCCGTACAGCCGCCACCCGCACCGCTCGGCCGGACTGCCCTGCCGTACGGGCGCGTCCGTCGTCTCGGTGGACGGGGAGGGCACGGTCCGCCGCTGCCACTTCGTGCGGGCCGAACTGGGCAACCTCTACGACGGCTCGTACCGCGCCGCGCTCGCGCCCCGGCCGTGCCCGCTGGCCGTGTGCGACTGCCACATCGGCTACGTCCACCTGGAGACGCTGCCGCTGTACGACGTGTTCGCCGGCGGCGTCCTGGAACGCGTACCGGCCCCCGGCAGCCTCGGCTAG
- a CDS encoding ABC transporter ATP-binding protein yields the protein MATTLTTPTAEDRTAVEYAARIEHVSKSFAGPTGQQLVLDDISLDVAPGEFVTLLGASGCGKSTLLNLVAGLDRPSSGSITTDGRPALMFQEHALFPWLTAGKNIELALRLRGVPKNERRDEAERLLELVRLGGAYRKRVHELSGGMRQRVAMARALAQDSRLLLMDEPFAALDAITRDVLHDELTRIWAETRLSVLFVTHNVREAVRLAERVVLLSSRPGRIAREWTVDIPQPRRIEDAEVAELSLEITEQLRGEIRRHGQH from the coding sequence ATGGCCACGACGCTCACGACACCGACGGCCGAGGACCGTACGGCGGTCGAGTACGCCGCCCGTATCGAGCACGTCTCGAAGTCCTTCGCCGGGCCCACCGGGCAGCAGCTCGTCCTGGACGACATCAGCCTCGATGTCGCTCCCGGCGAGTTCGTCACCCTCCTGGGTGCCTCCGGCTGCGGCAAGTCCACCCTGCTCAACCTGGTCGCGGGCCTGGACCGGCCGAGCAGCGGTTCGATCACCACCGACGGGCGGCCGGCGCTGATGTTCCAGGAGCACGCGCTGTTCCCGTGGCTGACGGCCGGCAAGAACATCGAGCTGGCGCTGCGGCTGCGCGGCGTGCCGAAGAACGAGCGGCGCGACGAGGCCGAGCGGCTGCTGGAGCTGGTGCGGCTGGGCGGCGCCTACCGCAAGCGGGTGCACGAGCTGTCCGGCGGTATGCGCCAGCGGGTCGCCATGGCGCGGGCGCTGGCGCAGGACAGCCGGCTGCTGCTGATGGACGAGCCGTTCGCGGCGCTGGACGCCATCACCCGGGACGTGCTGCACGACGAGCTGACCCGGATCTGGGCCGAGACGCGGCTGTCGGTGCTGTTCGTGACGCACAACGTGCGGGAGGCCGTGCGGCTGGCCGAGCGCGTGGTGCTGCTGTCGTCCCGGCCCGGGCGGATCGCCCGCGAGTGGACCGTGGACATCCCGCAGCCGCGCCGTATCGAGGACGCCGAGGTGGCGGAGCTGTCCCTCGAGATCACCGAACAACTGCGTGGGGAGATCCGCCGTCATGGCCAGCACTGA
- a CDS encoding ABC transporter permease, whose translation MASTETAVTKDGAAKGDDLAGLEAGLDALDAVEVRRTPVREVLVKKVLPPVVAVLLVLVVWQVLVWAEVTDAYKLPAPSAVWDSLAHMWLQGTLFGVMWTSVSRALLGFALALAIGTPLGLLVARVRFVRAAIGPVLSGLQSLPSVAWVPPAVLWLGLNDSMMFAVILLGAVPSIANGLVAGVDQVPPLFLRAGRTLGATGLRGAWHIVMPAALPGYLAGLKQGWAFSWRSLMAAEIIASSPDLGLGLGQLLENGRNNSDMPGIFLAILLILIVGIAIDLLVFSPLERSVLRRRGLLSRS comes from the coding sequence ATGGCCAGCACTGAAACCGCCGTCACGAAGGACGGCGCCGCCAAGGGCGACGACCTCGCCGGCCTGGAGGCGGGCCTGGACGCGCTGGACGCGGTCGAGGTGCGCCGTACGCCGGTGCGCGAGGTCCTGGTCAAGAAGGTCCTGCCGCCGGTGGTGGCGGTGCTCCTGGTGCTGGTGGTGTGGCAGGTCCTGGTGTGGGCCGAGGTCACCGACGCCTACAAGCTGCCCGCGCCGTCTGCGGTGTGGGACAGCCTGGCCCACATGTGGCTGCAGGGGACCCTGTTCGGCGTGATGTGGACGAGCGTGTCCCGGGCGCTGCTGGGCTTCGCCCTGGCGCTCGCGATCGGTACGCCGCTGGGCCTGCTGGTCGCGCGGGTGCGGTTCGTGCGGGCCGCGATCGGGCCGGTGCTGTCGGGTCTGCAGTCGCTGCCGTCGGTGGCGTGGGTGCCGCCCGCGGTGCTGTGGCTGGGCCTGAACGACTCGATGATGTTCGCGGTGATCCTGCTGGGCGCGGTGCCGTCGATCGCCAACGGCCTGGTGGCCGGGGTGGACCAGGTGCCGCCGCTGTTCCTGCGGGCGGGCCGCACGCTGGGCGCGACCGGGCTGCGGGGTGCGTGGCACATCGTGATGCCGGCGGCGCTGCCGGGCTATCTGGCGGGCCTGAAGCAGGGCTGGGCGTTCTCGTGGCGGTCGCTGATGGCCGCGGAGATCATCGCGTCGTCGCCGGATCTCGGTCTCGGCCTCGGCCAGTTGCTGGAGAACGGCCGCAACAACTCCGACATGCCGGGGATCTTCCTGGCGATCCTGCTGATCCTGATCGTCGGCATCGCCATCGACCTGCTGGTCTTCAGCCCGCTGGAGCGGTCGGTGCTGCGCCGCCGCGGTCTGCTGAGCAGGAGCTGA
- a CDS encoding nitrite/sulfite reductase, producing the protein MAATPEKPAPATPRRKPGRHRGEGQWARGHFTPLNGNEQFKKDDDGLNVRTRIETIYSKAGFDSIDPNDLRGRMRWWGLYTQRKPGIDGGKTAVLEPEELDDEYFMLRVRIDGGQLTTRQLRVIGEISQEFARGTADITDRQNVQYHWIRIEDVPEIWRRLEEVGLSTTEACGDTPRVIIGSPVAGIAEDEIIDGTPAVEEIHRRIIGNKDFSNLPRKFKSAVSGSPLLDVAHEINDIAFVGVEHPEHGPGFDLWVGGGLSTNPKIGVRLGAWVPLDEVPDVYTGVISIFRDYGYRRLRTRARLKFLVADWGAEKFRQVLEDEYLKRKLTDGPAPAQPVQQWRDHVGVHRQKDGRFYVGFAPRVGRVDGATLTKIAEVAEAHGSGRVRTTVEQKMIVLDVEEGQVESLTAALEALDLRVKPSPFRRGTMACTGIEFCKLAIVETKARGSSLIDELERRLPDFDQPLTININGCPNACARIQVADIGLKGQLVLDDNGEQVEGFQVHLGGALGLEAGFGRKVRGLKVTSAELPDYIERVLKRFQEEREEGERFATWAARASEEALS; encoded by the coding sequence ATGGCCGCCACCCCCGAAAAGCCCGCACCCGCCACGCCCCGCCGCAAGCCGGGGCGCCACCGTGGCGAGGGCCAGTGGGCCAGGGGCCACTTCACGCCCCTCAACGGCAATGAGCAGTTCAAGAAGGACGACGACGGTCTCAATGTGCGGACACGCATTGAGACGATCTACTCCAAGGCGGGTTTCGACTCCATCGACCCCAACGACCTGCGCGGCCGGATGCGCTGGTGGGGTCTGTACACCCAGCGCAAGCCCGGGATCGACGGCGGCAAGACCGCCGTGCTGGAGCCGGAGGAGCTGGACGACGAGTACTTCATGCTGCGCGTCCGCATCGACGGCGGGCAGCTCACGACCCGGCAGCTGAGGGTCATCGGTGAGATCTCGCAGGAGTTCGCGCGCGGGACCGCCGACATCACCGACCGGCAGAACGTCCAGTACCACTGGATCCGGATCGAGGACGTCCCGGAGATCTGGCGGCGGCTGGAGGAGGTCGGCCTGTCGACCACCGAGGCCTGCGGTGACACGCCCCGCGTGATCATCGGCTCGCCCGTCGCCGGCATCGCCGAGGACGAGATCATCGACGGCACCCCCGCCGTGGAGGAGATCCACCGCCGGATCATCGGCAACAAGGACTTCTCCAACCTGCCCCGCAAGTTCAAGTCCGCGGTCTCCGGCTCGCCGCTGCTCGACGTGGCGCACGAGATCAACGACATCGCGTTCGTCGGCGTCGAGCACCCCGAGCACGGGCCGGGCTTCGACCTGTGGGTCGGCGGCGGTCTGTCCACCAACCCGAAGATCGGCGTGCGCCTCGGCGCCTGGGTGCCGCTGGACGAGGTGCCGGACGTCTACACGGGCGTCATCTCGATCTTCCGCGACTACGGCTACCGCCGCCTGCGCACCCGCGCCCGGCTGAAGTTCCTGGTCGCCGACTGGGGCGCCGAGAAGTTCCGCCAGGTGCTGGAGGACGAGTACCTGAAGCGGAAGCTGACCGACGGCCCGGCCCCGGCCCAGCCCGTGCAGCAGTGGCGCGACCACGTCGGTGTCCACCGGCAGAAGGACGGCCGGTTCTACGTCGGCTTCGCCCCGCGCGTCGGCCGCGTCGACGGCGCCACGCTCACCAAGATCGCCGAGGTGGCGGAGGCGCACGGCTCCGGCCGCGTCCGCACCACCGTCGAGCAGAAGATGATCGTGCTGGACGTGGAGGAGGGCCAGGTCGAGTCGCTGACCGCCGCCCTGGAGGCGCTGGACCTGCGGGTCAAGCCGTCCCCGTTCCGCCGCGGCACCATGGCCTGCACCGGCATCGAGTTCTGCAAGCTGGCCATCGTCGAGACCAAGGCGCGCGGCTCCTCCCTCATCGACGAGCTGGAGCGCCGCCTGCCGGACTTCGACCAGCCGCTCACCATCAACATCAACGGCTGCCCCAACGCCTGCGCCCGTATCCAGGTGGCGGACATCGGTCTCAAGGGCCAGCTGGTCCTGGACGACAACGGCGAGCAGGTCGAGGGCTTCCAGGTGCACCTGGGCGGCGCGCTCGGCCTGGAGGCGGGCTTCGGCCGCAAGGTCCGCGGCCTGAAGGTCACCTCGGCCGAGCTGCCCGACTACATCGAGCGGGTCCTCAAGCGCTTCCAGGAGGAGCGCGAGGAGGGCGAGCGGTTCGCCACCTGGGCGGCCCGCGCGTCCGAGGAGGCGCTGTCATGA
- the cysC gene encoding adenylyl-sulfate kinase codes for MTNETIPQSDQNDQSEQTSQDEQEKHVTAAGSTGATIWLTGLPSAGKTTIAYELAGRLRAEGHRVEVLDGDEIREFLSAGLGFSREDRHTNVQRIGFVAELLASNGVKVLVPVIAPYADSREAVRKRHQQEGTAYVEVHVATPVEVCSVRDVKGLYAKQAAGEISGLTGVDDPYEEPETPDLRIESQNQTVQESAAALHALLTERGLA; via the coding sequence ATGACGAACGAAACGATCCCTCAGAGCGATCAGAACGATCAGAGCGAACAGACCTCTCAGGACGAGCAGGAGAAGCACGTGACTGCGGCCGGGTCCACCGGGGCCACCATCTGGCTCACCGGTCTGCCGAGCGCCGGCAAGACCACCATCGCCTACGAGCTGGCCGGCCGGCTGCGCGCGGAGGGCCACCGGGTCGAGGTCCTCGACGGCGACGAGATCCGCGAGTTCCTCTCCGCGGGCCTCGGCTTCAGCCGCGAGGACCGGCACACCAACGTGCAGCGGATCGGCTTCGTCGCCGAGCTGCTGGCGTCCAACGGCGTGAAGGTCCTCGTGCCGGTCATCGCCCCGTACGCGGACAGCCGCGAGGCGGTGCGCAAGCGCCACCAGCAGGAGGGCACCGCGTACGTCGAGGTGCACGTCGCCACACCGGTCGAGGTGTGCTCCGTACGCGATGTGAAGGGGCTGTACGCCAAGCAGGCGGCCGGCGAGATCAGCGGGCTGACCGGCGTCGACGACCCGTACGAGGAGCCGGAGACGCCCGATCTGCGCATCGAGTCGCAGAACCAGACCGTGCAGGAGTCCGCGGCGGCGCTGCACGCGCTGCTCACCGAGAGGGGTCTGGCATGA
- the cysD gene encoding sulfate adenylyltransferase subunit CysD → MTTTVDTTHEDTDSPFALSHLDALESEAVHIFREVAGEFERPVILFSGGKDSIVMLHLALKAFAPAAIPFSLLHVDTGHNFPEVIEYRDRTVAQHGLRLHVASVQDYIDRGVLKERPDGTRNPLQTVPLTEAIQQHRFDAVFGGGRRDEEKARAKERVFSLRDEFSQWDPRRQRPELWQLYNGRHAPGEHVRVFPLSNWTELDVWQYIAREGIELPEIYFAHEREVFSRNGMWLTAGEWGGPKEHEPVVRRLIRYRTVGDMSCTGAVDSDATTLDAVIAEIAASRLTERGATRADDKLSEAAMEDRKREGYF, encoded by the coding sequence ATGACGACCACCGTCGACACCACCCACGAAGACACGGACAGCCCGTTCGCGCTGTCGCACCTGGACGCCCTGGAGTCCGAGGCCGTCCACATCTTCCGTGAGGTGGCGGGCGAGTTCGAGCGGCCGGTGATCCTGTTCTCCGGCGGCAAGGACTCCATCGTCATGCTGCACCTGGCGCTGAAGGCGTTCGCGCCCGCCGCGATCCCGTTCTCGCTGCTGCACGTGGACACCGGGCACAACTTCCCGGAGGTCATCGAGTACCGCGACCGGACCGTGGCGCAGCACGGGCTGCGGCTGCACGTCGCGTCGGTGCAGGACTACATCGACCGGGGTGTGCTCAAGGAGCGCCCGGACGGCACCCGCAACCCGCTGCAGACCGTGCCGCTCACCGAGGCCATCCAGCAGCACCGCTTCGACGCCGTGTTCGGCGGCGGTCGGCGCGACGAGGAGAAGGCCCGCGCCAAGGAGCGGGTGTTCTCGCTGCGCGACGAGTTCTCGCAGTGGGACCCGCGCCGCCAGCGGCCCGAGCTGTGGCAGCTCTACAACGGCCGGCACGCGCCCGGCGAGCACGTCCGGGTCTTCCCGCTGTCCAACTGGACCGAGCTGGACGTGTGGCAGTACATCGCCCGTGAGGGCATCGAGCTGCCGGAGATCTACTTCGCGCACGAGCGGGAGGTGTTCTCCCGCAACGGCATGTGGCTGACGGCCGGCGAGTGGGGCGGCCCGAAGGAGCACGAGCCGGTCGTCAGACGGCTCATCCGCTACCGCACGGTCGGTGACATGTCCTGCACGGGCGCGGTCGACTCCGACGCCACCACGCTGGATGCCGTGATCGCCGAGATCGCCGCGTCCCGGCTCACCGAGCGGGGCGCCACCCGCGCCGACGACAAGCTGTCCGAGGCGGCGATGGAAGACCGCAAGCGCGAAGGGTACTTCTAG
- a CDS encoding aliphatic sulfonate ABC transporter substrate-binding protein translates to MPATSRTNPLRRALAAAVALPLLIGALASCGYGSQAPKGDGRAVAKGEKLSADSVRLGYFPNLTHATALVGDQEGFFQKELGGTQLKVSTFNAGPSEIEALNAGSVDIGFIGPSPAINGYIKSGGKNLRIIAGSASGGVKLVVNPEKIKTLADVKGKRIATPQHGNTQDVAFLNWIARQGWKVDAESGKGDVSVVRTENKIAPDAYKSGSVDGAWVPEPTASKLVSEGAKVLLDEASLWPDKKFVITNVIVSQTFLKDHPDVVEAVLRGSLKTNAWINANPGKAKASANERLRQLTGKALPAKVIDPAWPSIAFTDDPLAATLRAQADHAVKAGLLEKPDLTGIYDLRPLNKVLKAAGRPAADDAGLGAA, encoded by the coding sequence GTGCCTGCCACGTCCCGTACCAACCCGCTGCGCCGCGCGCTCGCCGCCGCCGTCGCCCTGCCCCTGCTGATCGGGGCACTGGCCTCGTGCGGCTACGGCTCCCAGGCACCGAAGGGGGACGGCCGGGCCGTCGCCAAGGGCGAGAAGCTGTCGGCGGACTCGGTCCGGCTGGGCTACTTCCCCAACCTGACGCACGCCACGGCGCTCGTCGGGGACCAGGAGGGCTTCTTCCAGAAGGAGCTGGGCGGCACGCAGCTGAAGGTGTCCACCTTCAACGCGGGCCCCTCGGAGATCGAGGCGCTCAACGCGGGCTCGGTCGACATCGGCTTCATCGGCCCGTCGCCGGCGATCAACGGCTACATCAAGTCGGGCGGCAAGAACCTGCGGATCATCGCCGGTTCGGCCTCCGGCGGTGTGAAGCTCGTCGTGAACCCCGAGAAGATCAAGACCCTGGCGGACGTCAAGGGCAAGCGGATCGCGACCCCGCAGCACGGCAACACGCAGGACGTCGCGTTCCTCAACTGGATCGCGCGGCAGGGCTGGAAGGTCGACGCGGAGAGCGGCAAGGGCGACGTCTCGGTGGTCCGCACCGAGAACAAGATCGCCCCCGACGCCTACAAGTCCGGCTCCGTCGACGGCGCCTGGGTGCCCGAGCCGACGGCCTCCAAGCTGGTCAGCGAGGGGGCGAAGGTGCTGCTCGACGAGGCGTCGCTGTGGCCGGACAAGAAGTTCGTCATCACCAACGTCATCGTGTCGCAGACGTTCCTGAAGGATCACCCCGACGTCGTCGAGGCGGTACTGCGCGGCTCGCTGAAGACCAACGCGTGGATCAACGCCAACCCCGGCAAGGCGAAGGCCTCGGCGAACGAGAGGCTCCGGCAGCTCACCGGCAAGGCCCTGCCCGCCAAGGTGATCGACCCGGCCTGGCCGTCGATCGCGTTCACCGACGACCCGCTGGCCGCCACGCTGCGCGCCCAGGCCGACCACGCCGTGAAGGCCGGTCTGCTGGAGAAGCCCGACCTGACCGGCATCTACGACCTGCGGCCGCTCAACAAGGTCCTGAAGGCAGCGGGCAGGCCCGCCGCCGACGACGCCGGCCTCGGCGCCGCATAA